From Rhodopirellula islandica, the proteins below share one genomic window:
- a CDS encoding nuclear transport factor 2 family protein produces the protein MNTGPTLLLGACLTAAILGSVGSDVIAQDGQPAAVDSNSRQAVQERLQQYADAFNHRELDSLPQFVAADVRYRDQTSGREANSATELIDQIRAAVETEPTLKLSATVEEVEQTETNQATVRGTTTLTSDQAPEETSSFEITLSKRSADWVITTIIERATDEASSVDSANPIEALGWLVGTWNEDSENGLQSKIDFLPGRRFIRRTFQVGSETEPVGYEMIGYDPQSNRVKSWTYFADGSFGNGYWAGEEDHWRMEMTQTLADGGQATATCIVRPIDRDTMTVRIISRVLNGEPLPNGEAVTLKRQTDTTATDEPSPNTATPSGANQ, from the coding sequence ATGAATACAGGTCCAACACTTTTGCTCGGTGCATGCCTCACCGCCGCAATCCTCGGATCCGTCGGCTCGGACGTGATCGCACAAGACGGTCAACCGGCGGCCGTGGATTCCAATTCTCGCCAGGCGGTCCAGGAACGTCTGCAACAGTACGCCGACGCATTCAATCACAGAGAACTTGATTCGCTGCCCCAATTCGTTGCAGCCGATGTTCGCTACCGGGACCAGACGTCGGGACGAGAAGCCAATTCCGCCACGGAACTGATCGATCAGATCCGAGCTGCCGTCGAGACCGAACCCACTCTGAAGCTGAGCGCGACCGTCGAAGAAGTCGAACAAACGGAGACCAATCAAGCAACGGTTCGCGGAACCACGACGCTGACGTCGGATCAAGCTCCTGAAGAAACATCTTCGTTCGAGATCACACTGTCCAAGCGCTCCGCGGACTGGGTCATCACGACCATCATCGAACGTGCCACCGACGAAGCCTCTTCCGTCGATTCAGCCAACCCGATTGAAGCACTGGGATGGTTGGTTGGAACATGGAACGAAGACTCGGAAAACGGCCTCCAAAGTAAAATTGATTTCTTGCCAGGGCGTCGTTTCATACGTCGCACTTTTCAAGTGGGATCCGAAACAGAGCCGGTCGGCTACGAGATGATTGGCTACGACCCACAATCCAACCGTGTGAAGTCTTGGACCTACTTTGCCGACGGCAGCTTCGGCAACGGCTACTGGGCAGGCGAAGAAGATCACTGGCGAATGGAAATGACTCAAACACTGGCCGATGGCGGGCAAGCGACCGCGACGTGCATTGTCCGCCCCATTGATCGTGACACGATGACGGTTCGCATCATTTCGCGAGTGCTCAACGGTGAGCCGCTTCCCAACGGTGAAGCCGTCACGCTCAAGCGACAAACGGACACCACAGCCACCGACGAACCTTCCCCCAATACCGCGACCCCATCGGGAGCCAACCAATGA
- a CDS encoding carbohydrate porin, translating into MDRTEFTRKLNVKTILLGVVFILLGSLTQVSYAQVDDCSAFSACDSALGCCDDCSNDDCICKAIRECLAESGITFSNNLTQYYFGTAGGGLEQTARYGGHGDYVANMDLGKLGVHEGLFLKLRAEHRFGQTIGASAGVILPPTLAAELPVADSESLYLTNVLFTQFLSERFAVYAGKLDTLDGDTNAYASGRGVTQFSNVAFVANPIVLRSVPYSSLGCGFVVLGDEGTPAFNFVVMNPTDTADSAGFDELFADGVVVSAEMRMATDWLGTPGHQLVGASWSSRDYVSLGQDPRIILPSVPINRASDSWSVYWNTDQALWVDPCDSTRHWGYFARAGIADSDTNPISYLLSAGLGGASPIRDGDTFGVGYYYSGTSDEIGPLLTAALGPIGDSQGVEVFYRTQLTKSISVTPDFQWIDQAREQVADAYLLGLRMNVAF; encoded by the coding sequence ATGGACCGAACCGAATTTACAAGAAAACTGAACGTCAAAACGATTCTGCTTGGCGTCGTTTTCATACTCCTGGGATCGTTGACTCAGGTTTCGTACGCTCAGGTGGACGATTGTTCTGCTTTTTCCGCCTGTGATTCCGCGCTCGGTTGCTGCGACGATTGTTCGAACGACGATTGCATTTGCAAGGCAATCCGTGAATGTCTGGCGGAAAGCGGCATCACCTTTTCGAACAATCTGACGCAGTATTACTTCGGAACAGCCGGTGGTGGTCTGGAACAGACCGCTCGCTATGGAGGCCACGGGGACTACGTGGCCAACATGGATCTTGGAAAGCTCGGTGTGCACGAAGGTTTGTTTCTGAAGCTGCGAGCTGAGCATCGGTTCGGTCAAACGATTGGCGCGTCAGCCGGTGTCATTTTGCCGCCGACCTTGGCCGCTGAGCTGCCCGTCGCGGATAGCGAGAGTTTGTATCTGACCAATGTGTTGTTCACCCAGTTTTTGTCCGAGCGTTTCGCGGTCTACGCCGGCAAACTGGACACACTCGATGGTGATACCAATGCCTATGCGAGCGGTCGCGGTGTCACGCAGTTTTCCAATGTTGCTTTTGTGGCCAACCCAATCGTGTTGCGATCGGTGCCTTACTCGTCGCTTGGGTGTGGTTTTGTTGTTTTGGGTGACGAGGGCACACCGGCCTTCAATTTCGTGGTGATGAACCCCACGGACACCGCCGACTCAGCTGGCTTTGACGAGCTGTTCGCTGATGGCGTTGTGGTCTCGGCGGAAATGAGAATGGCAACGGACTGGTTGGGGACTCCCGGTCACCAATTGGTCGGGGCCTCCTGGAGCAGTCGCGACTACGTTTCGCTCGGCCAAGATCCACGGATCATCCTTCCCAGCGTGCCGATCAACCGAGCCTCGGATTCCTGGTCGGTGTATTGGAACACGGACCAAGCCTTGTGGGTCGACCCCTGCGATTCAACTCGACACTGGGGATACTTTGCCAGAGCCGGGATTGCCGACAGTGACACCAACCCGATCAGCTATCTGCTCAGCGCTGGTTTGGGCGGCGCAAGTCCGATTCGCGATGGGGACACGTTTGGTGTTGGGTACTACTACAGCGGAACCAGCGACGAGATCGGGCCGTTGTTGACCGCAGCCTTGGGCCCCATTGGTGACTCGCAGGGCGTGGAGGTCTTCTATCGGACTCAGTTGACCAAATCGATTTCGGTGACGCCCGATTTTCAGTGGATTGATCAAGCTCGCGAGCAAGTCGCCGATGCGTACTTGTTGGGGCTACGGATGAACGTTGCGTTCTGA
- a CDS encoding BatD family protein: protein MFKQLHYFSATFLALTLCLTVTQSIAQDNPPQPVTIKVPTPKAWVGQRLPFSVQVRAPGSFVGATSFSLPQIPRTVILQVGSPVVSSEEVGDESWFVQTHEFALYSQAFGTVKIPAFEVRYANRDGFTGPTTDHTQQTTEVTVEIQAPPDYDPDVFVVTADKIDIQETWDPPPGKAKQGDVVHRTITQTADQISGMVLAPPPTNVPDGIQAYVKSPQVNDHTERGEFTGERIDTVTYQFKGSGTLTLPAIRYVWWNPEDESYGSQTLPEATFDVAAAPQPQLATVEDPNWQPLAWTFSILGALGILIATQSHRIALGYRTIQHRLNPPDRVAAGRLIRACQTNDAHAAETEWNQWLNTQPENVRLSDGLRSLVLELHRLLYSHAAATNSAPSVKTQTDSAWKGESLAQAFQQHLHQRRSKHHTPEEHLPPLNPIA, encoded by the coding sequence GTGTTCAAACAGCTCCATTACTTCTCCGCAACGTTCCTAGCGTTGACGCTTTGCCTGACCGTTACCCAATCCATCGCCCAAGACAATCCGCCCCAACCGGTCACGATCAAAGTCCCCACTCCGAAGGCCTGGGTGGGACAACGACTGCCATTCTCGGTGCAGGTCCGTGCCCCTGGATCGTTTGTGGGTGCCACGTCGTTCTCACTGCCGCAGATTCCACGCACAGTGATCCTGCAAGTCGGATCACCCGTGGTGTCCTCCGAAGAAGTTGGGGACGAGTCCTGGTTTGTGCAAACCCACGAATTCGCGTTGTATTCGCAAGCCTTCGGCACCGTCAAAATCCCCGCGTTCGAAGTCCGCTACGCCAACCGAGACGGCTTCACAGGACCGACGACCGATCACACTCAGCAGACCACCGAAGTGACCGTCGAGATCCAAGCACCACCGGACTACGATCCCGATGTCTTCGTGGTCACGGCTGACAAAATCGACATCCAAGAAACGTGGGATCCACCGCCGGGCAAAGCCAAACAAGGCGACGTGGTTCACCGCACCATCACCCAAACAGCCGACCAGATTTCGGGCATGGTGCTCGCTCCACCGCCAACCAACGTTCCCGATGGCATCCAAGCCTACGTCAAGTCACCCCAAGTGAACGACCACACCGAGCGAGGCGAATTCACAGGCGAACGAATTGACACGGTGACGTATCAATTCAAAGGCTCGGGAACACTCACACTGCCCGCCATCCGGTATGTGTGGTGGAACCCGGAAGACGAATCGTATGGCTCGCAAACCTTGCCCGAGGCGACCTTCGACGTCGCTGCCGCCCCTCAGCCTCAACTCGCAACGGTGGAAGATCCCAATTGGCAACCCTTGGCATGGACGTTCTCAATCCTGGGCGCGTTGGGCATTCTGATCGCAACGCAGTCCCACCGGATCGCACTTGGATATCGAACGATCCAACATCGACTCAACCCGCCCGACCGTGTCGCGGCCGGCCGACTGATTCGGGCTTGCCAGACAAACGATGCTCACGCCGCAGAAACCGAATGGAACCAGTGGCTCAACACGCAACCCGAAAACGTCCGTCTCTCTGACGGACTGCGATCGCTGGTCTTGGAACTGCATCGATTGCTCTACAGTCACGCTGCCGCGACAAACTCCGCTCCCTCGGTCAAAACGCAAACCGATTCAGCCTGGAAAGGCGAGTCGCTTGCCCAAGCGTTTCAGCAACACCTGCACCAGCGGCGTTCCAAGCACCACACACCCGAGGAACACTTGCCGCCTCTCAACCCCATCGCTTGA
- a CDS encoding tetratricopeptide repeat protein — protein sequence MKTWLILGVIGWSTWWWTPDQLGQRLLDQEQYTDAANAFDDPMWQGVAWYRAGEFADAAQSFSRTTGPQATFNLGNCWLMQGKYDEAIASYQDALKAQPDWKAAQENLDLAIARKKLTDAKGGDAGDQRLGADEIVFDKDNKKDEGQETEITAEQAVNDASVQAVWLRQVQTKPADFLKSKFRYQMANRDQESQDQPVEAKTSDGDKP from the coding sequence ATGAAAACATGGCTGATCCTAGGCGTGATCGGATGGTCAACTTGGTGGTGGACACCGGACCAACTTGGTCAGCGTCTGCTAGATCAAGAACAATACACCGACGCGGCCAACGCCTTCGACGATCCCATGTGGCAAGGAGTCGCTTGGTATCGCGCCGGCGAGTTCGCCGATGCGGCACAATCCTTTTCACGAACAACCGGCCCACAGGCCACCTTCAACCTGGGCAACTGCTGGCTGATGCAAGGCAAGTATGACGAAGCCATCGCCAGCTACCAAGACGCATTGAAAGCACAACCGGATTGGAAGGCAGCCCAAGAGAACCTGGACCTCGCAATCGCCCGCAAAAAATTGACGGACGCCAAAGGCGGGGACGCTGGCGATCAACGTCTCGGAGCCGATGAAATCGTGTTCGACAAAGATAACAAGAAAGACGAAGGCCAGGAAACCGAGATCACCGCAGAACAAGCCGTGAACGACGCCTCCGTGCAAGCGGTATGGCTCCGCCAGGTGCAAACCAAGCCCGCCGATTTCTTGAAGTCAAAGTTCCGCTACCAAATGGCCAATCGAGACCAGGAATCCCAAGACCAACCTGTCGAAGCGAAGACCAGCGATGGAGACAAACCATGA
- a CDS encoding vWA domain-containing protein, with product MIDVWNAFHFIRPTCLFLIPIAFGLAWAWHRSHDPLRGWRNQIDSNLLDALVHQSGPPSKHGWQRLPAFTWLLVGWIVSVVAIAGPTWRVEANPFAQDAQPLIILMKADETMASAAQTTTPLQRAALKVADLAKARPGAPLGLIAYSGSAHTVLPPTEDTSVVADMAAEISPAIMPVAGDALDQAITEAGRLINRQEGGATLLIIANQAILDPQQVAAAHQAIGSPPIEILSLLPEESQETESLQAIAKTLGGKRIPLTIDDQDIQSIVQYAERRSSSGLAGQSDRWRESGYWLSPLLAAMVAWSFRRERTSHEDAS from the coding sequence ATGATCGATGTCTGGAACGCGTTTCACTTCATTCGTCCGACTTGCTTATTTCTCATTCCAATTGCGTTTGGTTTGGCATGGGCTTGGCATCGCAGTCACGATCCGCTTCGGGGTTGGCGAAACCAAATCGATTCAAATTTACTGGACGCCTTGGTTCACCAAAGTGGGCCACCATCCAAGCATGGGTGGCAACGCCTCCCGGCATTCACTTGGCTGCTGGTGGGATGGATTGTCAGCGTCGTCGCGATCGCGGGGCCAACGTGGCGAGTGGAAGCCAACCCGTTCGCACAAGACGCTCAACCCTTGATCATCTTGATGAAAGCGGACGAGACGATGGCGTCGGCTGCCCAGACCACCACGCCTCTCCAACGAGCCGCGTTGAAAGTCGCCGACTTGGCCAAAGCACGCCCGGGTGCCCCACTGGGTTTGATCGCCTATTCCGGATCGGCTCACACCGTCTTGCCGCCCACCGAAGACACCTCCGTTGTTGCCGACATGGCCGCAGAGATCAGCCCCGCCATCATGCCCGTTGCGGGCGATGCGCTTGACCAAGCGATCACCGAAGCAGGTCGCTTGATCAACCGCCAAGAAGGCGGAGCGACTTTGTTGATCATCGCGAATCAAGCCATTCTGGATCCTCAGCAAGTCGCCGCCGCTCACCAAGCGATTGGATCGCCCCCAATCGAAATCCTGAGTTTGCTACCCGAGGAATCTCAAGAAACCGAATCGCTGCAAGCGATCGCGAAAACACTCGGCGGCAAGCGGATTCCGTTGACGATCGACGACCAAGACATCCAATCGATCGTGCAGTACGCCGAGCGTCGCTCGTCGTCCGGCCTCGCGGGACAGAGCGATCGCTGGCGAGAATCTGGCTACTGGCTGTCCCCTCTCCTCGCCGCCATGGTGGCGTGGTCGTTTCGACGTGAACGCACCTCCCATGAGGACGCCTCCTGA
- a CDS encoding VWA domain-containing protein: MLTFASTWCFLLLPLPWLVRLILPPKQQHQVSVLVPFGDRLQQVLGGTSSANTRPQSGSRRVLAIAIWVAVLTAVARPQWLEPPITKEIPTRDLLLLVDLSGSMSQEDFQNDAGKEVSRLDAVKEVLDGFLAKRKGDRVGLVVFGDAAYLQAPFTTDLQLSQELLGECEVGMAGPRTALGDAIGLGVNLFDENAERAKTIIALTDGNDTKSKVPPVEAARVAAQRDIKIYTVAIGDPTTVGEAKLDEQSLKDVASEAGGKYFFAADREHLAGIYNELDKIETKIIETISHRPRTDIYYWPLLVALLLSMFAKAIATWRGRRHTTPVEQDQRIHVNPITGEMEVVA, from the coding sequence ATGTTGACCTTCGCCTCCACCTGGTGCTTCCTGTTGTTGCCGCTGCCGTGGTTGGTGCGACTGATTCTGCCACCGAAACAACAACACCAAGTTTCCGTCCTTGTTCCCTTCGGTGATCGGCTGCAACAAGTTTTGGGTGGCACGTCATCCGCAAACACTCGGCCGCAAAGCGGGTCTCGCCGCGTGCTTGCGATTGCCATTTGGGTTGCCGTGTTGACTGCAGTTGCCAGACCTCAATGGCTGGAGCCTCCGATCACCAAGGAGATCCCCACGCGAGATTTGCTGCTGCTCGTGGATCTATCGGGTTCGATGTCACAAGAAGACTTTCAAAATGATGCGGGAAAAGAGGTCTCCCGGCTCGATGCGGTCAAAGAGGTCTTGGATGGTTTCCTCGCGAAACGCAAAGGTGACCGGGTGGGCTTGGTCGTCTTCGGCGATGCGGCGTACCTGCAAGCTCCGTTCACAACCGACTTGCAGCTTTCCCAGGAACTGCTCGGCGAGTGCGAAGTCGGCATGGCTGGCCCACGGACCGCGTTGGGGGACGCCATCGGATTGGGCGTCAACTTGTTCGACGAAAACGCCGAACGAGCCAAAACCATCATCGCACTGACCGACGGCAATGACACCAAAAGCAAAGTCCCTCCGGTCGAAGCCGCTCGCGTCGCAGCTCAGCGAGACATCAAAATCTACACCGTCGCGATCGGCGACCCGACGACGGTTGGCGAAGCCAAACTCGATGAACAAAGTCTCAAGGACGTGGCCTCCGAAGCGGGCGGAAAGTACTTCTTCGCCGCCGACCGCGAACACCTGGCTGGCATCTACAACGAACTCGACAAGATCGAAACGAAGATCATCGAAACCATCAGCCACCGTCCTCGCACAGACATTTACTACTGGCCGCTTCTAGTTGCATTGCTGCTGTCAATGTTTGCCAAGGCAATCGCGACTTGGCGAGGTCGACGACACACGACTCCTGTCGAACAAGACCAACGAATCCACGTCAACCCAATCACGGGTGAGATGGAGGTGGTCGCATGA
- a CDS encoding DUF4381 domain-containing protein, giving the protein MQASDPASLDRLNDIIVPAPVSWWPLAPGWYVLFAVLLAVGVWLAWKNWRTWKANAYRREAIHELESANTAAAISELLRRTALAIKPRSELATMTGNRWPEWLSQQFPTEPSPSLSPTVREQLATAAYRDHASEESLDELRAFAAAWIAQHSSNASNPTDSNATCEEPTC; this is encoded by the coding sequence ATGCAAGCCAGCGACCCAGCCAGCCTCGACCGGCTGAACGACATTATTGTGCCCGCGCCGGTTTCCTGGTGGCCACTCGCGCCAGGATGGTACGTGCTGTTTGCCGTCCTGTTGGCAGTGGGTGTTTGGCTGGCATGGAAGAACTGGCGGACTTGGAAAGCGAATGCCTACCGCCGCGAAGCAATTCACGAACTGGAGTCGGCAAACACGGCCGCTGCCATCTCGGAACTCCTCCGACGCACCGCTTTGGCAATCAAACCGCGATCCGAACTGGCAACGATGACTGGCAACCGCTGGCCCGAATGGTTGTCGCAACAATTTCCGACGGAGCCGTCTCCATCGCTTTCGCCAACCGTTCGCGAGCAGTTGGCAACCGCGGCCTATCGCGACCACGCTAGTGAAGAATCGCTCGATGAACTGCGAGCTTTCGCGGCCGCTTGGATTGCCCAGCATTCTTCCAACGCATCCAACCCGACCGACTCAAACGCCACCTGCGAGGAGCCAACATGTTGA
- a CDS encoding DUF58 domain-containing protein → MSARVTITFQDLLQCKADARGFSLLPRQPVGSLLAGRHASRLRGRGLSFEELRQYRQGDDIRQMDWKATARLRSPHIRVYSEERERPVLLLVDQRKPMFFGSQRAMKSVAAAELAAMGAWRSLASGDRVGGLVFNETEIAEVRPHRSQTRVLHLLHQIVRLNQNLAEPSASSAPPPASPITLNQVLENASRIARHDHLVILVSDLDGADEETTRLVTRIAAHNDVLVTAVYDPLGIRLSGAPGMLASHGGRTWEIPDHASFPEDFQAAFGQVLSHWRSVFRSLRIPLMPLSTANPVAEQIRVLFGNTA, encoded by the coding sequence ATGTCCGCCCGAGTCACCATCACGTTTCAAGATCTGCTGCAATGCAAAGCCGACGCGCGCGGGTTCTCGCTTCTACCTCGCCAACCCGTCGGATCGCTTCTCGCTGGACGTCATGCCTCGCGGCTTCGTGGTCGTGGTCTGTCCTTTGAAGAACTTCGCCAGTATCGACAAGGCGATGACATCCGCCAAATGGACTGGAAGGCGACCGCTCGTCTTCGTTCACCCCACATCCGTGTTTACAGTGAAGAACGCGAACGTCCCGTGTTGTTGTTGGTCGACCAACGCAAACCGATGTTCTTTGGAAGTCAACGCGCGATGAAATCCGTCGCAGCGGCAGAACTGGCCGCGATGGGTGCTTGGCGTTCGCTTGCCAGCGGCGATCGAGTCGGCGGGCTGGTGTTCAATGAAACCGAAATCGCGGAAGTCCGTCCCCACCGCAGTCAAACTCGAGTCCTGCACCTGCTGCATCAAATTGTTCGACTGAATCAGAACCTCGCTGAGCCATCGGCTTCGTCAGCGCCGCCTCCCGCCTCACCGATCACGTTGAACCAGGTTCTCGAGAACGCGTCGCGAATCGCTCGGCACGATCATCTGGTGATCTTGGTCAGCGACCTCGACGGAGCCGACGAAGAAACCACGCGGCTCGTGACTCGAATTGCGGCCCACAACGACGTCCTGGTCACGGCGGTCTACGATCCACTTGGCATTCGATTGAGCGGCGCCCCCGGCATGCTGGCCAGCCACGGCGGACGAACCTGGGAAATCCCGGACCACGCCTCCTTTCCCGAGGACTTCCAGGCAGCGTTCGGGCAAGTCCTCTCGCACTGGCGAAGTGTCTTTCGATCCCTGCGAATTCCTCTGATGCCACTTTCCACGGCCAACCCCGTCGCGGAGCAGATCCGGGTTCTCTTTGGGAACACCGCGTGA